CCTTCCATGTCAGCAGTTGGTCGCTGATGCCCTGGGCCACGGTGCGCTGGAAGTCGCGGATGCCTTCGGCCTCGATGCGCTTGCGCTCGGCTTCCTGCTTCTCCTTTTGCAAACGGAAGGACATGGCCAGCGACTCCTGCTCGGCGCGCTGCTTGGTTTCGATGGCCTGTTTGAGCGTGGCCGGAAGCTGGATGTCGCGCAACAGCACCGCCTCCACCACGATGCCGCGCTTGCCAAGGTCGCGCTCCAGTTCGCTGCGAATCTGGTCCGCCACTTGTTCGCGGGCGCTGCTGTAGAGCGCGTTGGCTGAGTGGGCCGCGGTCACCGAGCGGATGGCCGAGCGCAGCGTCGGTTCCACGATGCGCTCGATGTAATCCGGTCCGATGAACTGGTAAACCTTGGCGGCCTCGCTGGGCGTCAGATGGAAGATCAGGGAAGTGTCCAATCCGACGACCAGGCCCTCGCTCGAAGGCACGCTGGCTGTTTCCTTGATCTGCTGGGTGCGCACTTCCATGATGTGATTGGCTTTCAGAGGATTCACCAGGTGAATCCCTTCGGGCAGCACGTCGCCCGTTACCCGGCCGAACAGCGTCAGCACTCCGACGTGTCCAGTCGGCACTGTGGCGACTCCCGACCACAGCAGAATCATCAGAAACAGGCCGACCACGACGCCTATCACCAGGCGCGCGGCACTGCCACCCACGTCCACCACTCGATCGCGGGAGAATTCGAAATCACGCATGTCTCTTCCTCCTTCCCGCGATTGTATGCGCCCAAGTTTGCCACCGTGGCCAAAATCGGCCCGCGCAATCGACTCACCAAAGTATGTGAGGGCGCGTCTGCGGACATCGTTCAGCGGTTCCAGCGTGGATTTTCCCTGGATTTTCACAATCGCGAAACGACCCAAACCGCGCTGTTGGCGGCTCTGCATCGCATGGCACGCGCGAACTGCACATTTCTCGCGGCGTCCACCTGTGGACGACCTGCAACTTATTGTAAACACAGATGATACAGGTGCGTATTTTCTCTTGACTCCATTTGCAGGAAGAGTAAAAAGGCACCCGTTCTTTGACAGTTTCTTAGTTTCGCCGGTTGGTGGTGAGTCCGGGGCTCGAGCCGTATCACCGCAGTCGCTCTCGAGGTGACAGCGCGGAGGGTCGGTGAGGGTCAACAAGCGAGCTGCTGGTCGAGAGGAACGGGAAACGAAGTCAAAGGCAAGATAGGACCCCGAGGCGTTGACCGGTTGTCCCGGTTGGCGGTGAGCCCGGAGCCCGAGCTTCAGGGGAAACCCTGACTAAGGATCGCGCGTCGCAACCCGCAAGGAAGCGGCGAAAGCAGGTCGGCAAGGGTCTAACGCGAGCTACTGGCCGAGGACAGCAGGTTCGACAGAACCTCGGGGTCCTTAGTTTTTGCCCCCTTCTGTTTCGCGCGCCGGTTTTCCGCCGGATAATGGTCTGGTCATGCGCTTTCGCTTCGCACTCGTCCTCCTCTTGCTGGGAACGCTGGCTGCCCCTGCGTCGCCGCCTCAGGCGACGAAGCGGCCGGCGAACTCCATTGCCACGCGGCGCATCACCTACCACGGCTGGCCCGGCTCCATCTTGTTGAGCAACGGACAGGTGGAGGCGGTGGTCGTGCCCAACATCGGGCGCGTGATGCAGTTTCGCTTCGCCGGTGAGGAAGATGGCCCCCTCTGGGAGAACCGCCTTCTGGACGGGAAGAAGCCCGATCCGGACTCACGCGAATGGATCAACTTCGGCGGCGACAAGAGCTGGCCGGCTCCCCAGGCCGACTGGAAACGGATGACCGACCGGGAGTGGCCGCCGCCAGCCACCTTCGACGCCATGCCGGTGAAGGCGCGCTTAGGGCGCGGCGAGGTGGAATTGGTTTCATCGGTCAGCCGCGCGTACGGCATCCGCGTGCGCCGGCGCATTCGCCTGGACGCCGACGGAGCGGGCATGCGAATCACCACCATCTACGAGAAGGTCCGCGGCGCCCCGGTGCGCGTCTCCGTCTGGGTAATCACACAGCTCGACGAACCCGAGCGCGTTTTCGTTCCGCGCGATTCGCGGAACCCGCAGGGCTACCGTCCGCTGACCGAGGCTCCGCCCCGCGACCTGACGGTGGGACCGAACCGGCTCTCGCTCACGCGCGATCCCGCCCGCGGTACGAAGATCGGCACCGATGGCGAGCACCTGGTATGGATGGACCACCGGTATGTGCTGGCCGTCATGACCGACCGCCGGCAACCGCAGGCCGATTATCCCGACCAGGGCAGCAGCGTAGAGGTCTGGACCAATCCCGATCCCCTGCCCTATATCGAGCTGGAGACTCTGGGCCCGCTGCGCGAAATGAAAGTGGGCGACACGCTCGAACAAACCAACTACTACCTGCTCTCGCGTCGCTCGGAGAAGGACCCCGAAACCGAGGCCGGCAGATTCTCCTGGGGCCTGCCGCCGGCCGACTAACCCTTCCAATCCCTTGCCGCCGGCCAGCGCTATAATCCCCCGCCATGTCTACGCTGCTCTCGGATCGCCGCGCTTTTCTTTCCTTTCTTTCCACTTTCGGTGTGACTTCGACGCTCTTCCCCGGCGCGCTGTGGGCGGCCGCCGAGGGCAAGAAGGAAGTCAGCAAGGAAATGATCGCCAATGCCGCCAACCTGGCCGGCATCGAGATCGCCGACGAGAACAAGGACCTGATGGTCAAGGGTCTGAATGAGCAGATTGAGAACTTCGAGGCCATCCGCAAGTTGCAGCTCGCCAACTCGGTAGCACCGTCACTGCTGTTCGATCCGGTCTTGCCGGGCATGAAGTTTGCGACCGCGAAGCGGCGCATGCGCCTGAGCCCTGTGAGCACCAGCGCTGTGCCCAAGGATCTGGAAGACGTAGCTTTCTGGAGTGCGCGGCAACTTTCCGCGCTGGTGCGGGCGCGCAAGGTATCGTCGGGAGCGCTGACGGAGATGTACCTGGAGCGGCTGAAGCGCTACGACCCGCTGCTCAAGTTCGTGGTCGCGTTCACCGAAGACCGCGCCCAGGCGCAGGCCCGGGAAGCCGACCGCGACCTGGCCCGCGGCCGCTGGCGTGGCCCATTGCACGGACTGCCGTGGGGCGCCAAGGACCTGCTGGCCGTGAAAGGCTATCCCACCACCTGGGGCGCCAATGGATTTGAGCAGCAGACCTTCGACGAGGACGCCGAAGTCGTGAAGCGGCTGGACGCCGCCGGAGCTGTGCTGATTGCCAAGCTGACGCTGGGCGCGCTGGCCCTGGGCGACGTCTGGTTCGGGGGCATGACCCGCAATCCCTGGAAGCCCGAGCAAGGATCGAGCGGCTCTTCGGCGGGCTCGGCCTCGGCCACCGCCGCCGGTTGCGTGGCCTTCGCCGTCGGATCGGAGACGCTGGGCTCGATCTCTTCGCCTTCCACGCGCTGCGGCACCACCGGGTTGCGTCCCACGTTCGGGCGCGTGCCGCGCACCGGCGCCATGGCGCTCTCCTGGAGCATGGACAAGCTCGGCCCCATTTGCCGCGCCGTGGAGGACTGCGCCATGGTCTTCGACGCCATGCGCGGCCCCGACGGCCGCGATCGCACCGTGCGCGACCTGCCCTTCAACTGGGACGCCTCGCTCGATCCGCGCACCCTGCGCGTGGGGTACTTCCGGGCGCAGTTCGACCGCAAGCCACCCAAGGACCGCGAAGAAAA
Above is a window of Terriglobales bacterium DNA encoding:
- a CDS encoding prohibitin family protein, translating into MRDFEFSRDRVVDVGGSAARLVIGVVVGLFLMILLWSGVATVPTGHVGVLTLFGRVTGDVLPEGIHLVNPLKANHIMEVRTQQIKETASVPSSEGLVVGLDTSLIFHLTPSEAAKVYQFIGPDYIERIVEPTLRSAIRSVTAAHSANALYSSAREQVADQIRSELERDLGKRGIVVEAVLLRDIQLPATLKQAIETKQRAEQESLAMSFRLQKEKQEAERKRIEAEGIRDFQRTVAQGISDQLLTWKGIEATEKLAESNNSKVVVIGNPKNGLPIILGQ
- a CDS encoding amidase yields the protein MSTLLSDRRAFLSFLSTFGVTSTLFPGALWAAAEGKKEVSKEMIANAANLAGIEIADENKDLMVKGLNEQIENFEAIRKLQLANSVAPSLLFDPVLPGMKFATAKRRMRLSPVSTSAVPKDLEDVAFWSARQLSALVRARKVSSGALTEMYLERLKRYDPLLKFVVAFTEDRAQAQAREADRDLARGRWRGPLHGLPWGAKDLLAVKGYPTTWGANGFEQQTFDEDAEVVKRLDAAGAVLIAKLTLGALALGDVWFGGMTRNPWKPEQGSSGSSAGSASATAAGCVAFAVGSETLGSISSPSTRCGTTGLRPTFGRVPRTGAMALSWSMDKLGPICRAVEDCAMVFDAMRGPDGRDRTVRDLPFNWDASLDPRTLRVGYFRAQFDRKPPKDREEKPEDKARREEAMRHDMAALEVFSRLGIKLIEVELPGLPYDAMLTMLESECAAAFDELTRSGRDKLLVGQKENDWPNIFRVARFIPAVEYVNASRARTLGQQAMAKVFESVDVVVAPTTGPQLIATNLTGHPAVILPNGFRTDGTPTSLTFLGNLYGEATMLAVARAYQEATEWHRKRPKLEAPTEKPATAESPPAL